A single genomic interval of Pseudochaenichthys georgianus chromosome 3, fPseGeo1.2, whole genome shotgun sequence harbors:
- the LOC117466298 gene encoding LIM and senescent cell antigen-like-containing domain protein 1 isoform X1: MLGVAGMTGSIANALASAACERCKSGFAATEKIVNSNGELYHEQCFVCAQCFQQFPEGLFYEFEGRKYCEHDFQMLFAPCCHQCGEFIIGRVIKAMNNSWHPDCFCCDICQAVLADVGFVKNAGRHLCRPCHNREKARGLGKYICQKCHAIIEEQPLIFKNDPYHPDHFNCSNCGKELTVEARELKGELYCLPCHDKMGVPICGACRRPIEGRVVNAMGKQWHVEHFVCAKCEKPFLGHRHYERKGLAYCETHYNQLFGDVCYHCNRVIEGDVVSALNKAWCVSCFSCSTCNTKLTLKNKFVEFDMKPVCKKCYEKFPLELKKRLKKLAESLGHK, translated from the exons ATGCTTGGTGTTGCTGGGATGACGGGCAG CATTGCTAATGCCCTGGCCAGTGCGGCCTGTGAGCGCTGTAAGAGCGGCTTTGCTGCCACTGAGAAGATTGTGAATAGTAATGGAGAGCTGTACCACGAGCAGTGCTTTGTGTGTGCCCAGTGTTTTCAGCAGTTCCCTGAAGGACTTTTCTATGAG TTTGAAGGAAGAAAATATTGTGAACATGACTTCCAGATGCTCTTTGCGCCTTGCTGTCACCAATGTG GGGAGTTCATCATTGGTCGTGTCATTAAGGCCATGAACAATAGTTGGCACCCAGACTGCTTCTGCTGTGACATTTGCCAGGCTGTGCTTGCAGACGTGGGGTTTGTCAAAAATGCTGGCAG GCACCTTTGTCGCCCGTGCCATAACCGCGAGAAAGCTCGGGGCCTGGGCAAGTACATCTGCCAGAAGTGCCACGCCATCATTGAAGAGCAGCCGTTGATCTTTAAGAACGACCCCTATCACCCAGACCACTTCAACTGCAGCAATTGTGG GAAGGAATTGACAGTCGAAGCCAGGGAGCTGAAGGGAGAGCTCTATTGTTTGCCCTGCCACGACAAGATGGGTGTCCCAATCTGTGGTGCCTGTAGGAGACCCATCGAGGGCCGTGTTGTCAACGCTATGGGCAAGCAGTGGCATGTGGAG cATTTTGTGTGTGCCAAGTGTGAGAAGCCTTTCCTCGGTCATCGGCATTATGAGAGGAAGGGGTTGGCTTACTGTGAGACTCATTATAACCAG CTCTTCGGCGATGTGTGCTATCACTGCAACCGTGTGATTGAAGGCGATG TGGTGTCTGCTCTCAACAAGGCCTGGTGTGTCAGCTGTTTCTCATGCTCCACCTGCAACACAAAACTCACTCTCAA GAACAAATTTGTTGAGTTTGACATGAAGCCTGTGTGTAAAAAGTGTTATGAGAAGTTCCCTCTGGAGCTGAAGAAAAGGCTGAAGAAGCTCGCCGAGTCGTTGGGACACAAGTAA
- the LOC117466298 gene encoding LIM and senescent cell antigen-like-containing domain protein 1 isoform X2, protein MLGVAGMTGSIANALASAACERCKSGFAATEKIVNSNGELYHEQCFVCAQCFQQFPEGLFYEFEGRKYCEHDFQMLFAPCCHQCGEFIIGRVIKAMNNSWHPDCFCCDICQAVLADVGFVKNAGRHLCRPCHNREKARGLGKYICQKCHAIIEEQPLIFKNDPYHPDHFNCSNCGKELTVEARELKGELYCLPCHDKMGVPICGACRRPIEGRVVNAMGKQWHVEHFVCAKCEKPFLGHRHYERKGLAYCETHYNQLFGDVCYHCNRVIEGDVVSALNKAWCVSCFSCSTCNTKLTLKDKFVEIDLKPMCKHCYERMPEELKRRLARRERDAKERKKRPAVCV, encoded by the exons ATGCTTGGTGTTGCTGGGATGACGGGCAG CATTGCTAATGCCCTGGCCAGTGCGGCCTGTGAGCGCTGTAAGAGCGGCTTTGCTGCCACTGAGAAGATTGTGAATAGTAATGGAGAGCTGTACCACGAGCAGTGCTTTGTGTGTGCCCAGTGTTTTCAGCAGTTCCCTGAAGGACTTTTCTATGAG TTTGAAGGAAGAAAATATTGTGAACATGACTTCCAGATGCTCTTTGCGCCTTGCTGTCACCAATGTG GGGAGTTCATCATTGGTCGTGTCATTAAGGCCATGAACAATAGTTGGCACCCAGACTGCTTCTGCTGTGACATTTGCCAGGCTGTGCTTGCAGACGTGGGGTTTGTCAAAAATGCTGGCAG GCACCTTTGTCGCCCGTGCCATAACCGCGAGAAAGCTCGGGGCCTGGGCAAGTACATCTGCCAGAAGTGCCACGCCATCATTGAAGAGCAGCCGTTGATCTTTAAGAACGACCCCTATCACCCAGACCACTTCAACTGCAGCAATTGTGG GAAGGAATTGACAGTCGAAGCCAGGGAGCTGAAGGGAGAGCTCTATTGTTTGCCCTGCCACGACAAGATGGGTGTCCCAATCTGTGGTGCCTGTAGGAGACCCATCGAGGGCCGTGTTGTCAACGCTATGGGCAAGCAGTGGCATGTGGAG cATTTTGTGTGTGCCAAGTGTGAGAAGCCTTTCCTCGGTCATCGGCATTATGAGAGGAAGGGGTTGGCTTACTGTGAGACTCATTATAACCAG CTCTTCGGCGATGTGTGCTATCACTGCAACCGTGTGATTGAAGGCGATG TGGTGTCTGCTCTCAACAAGGCCTGGTGTGTCAGCTGTTTCTCATGCTCCACCTGCAACACAAAACTCACTCTCAA AGATAAGTTTGTTGAAATTGACCTAAAGCCGATGTGTAAGCACTGCTATGAGCGCATGCCCGAGGAGCTGAAGCGCCGCCTGGCTCGCCGTGAGCGTGATGCCAAAGAGCGCAAGAAAAGACCGGCTGTCTGTGTGTAG
- the txnl4b gene encoding thioredoxin-like protein 4B, with the protein MSLFLPKLTCKKDIDEVIKGVAEKVVVLRFGRDEDSICLHIDEILSKTAHDLSNMASIYIVDVDKVPIYTRYFDISYIPSTVFFFNGQHMKVDYGSPDHTKFIGSFKTKHDFMDLIEVIYRGAMRGKMIVQSPIDPQNIPKFDLLYHGI; encoded by the exons ATGAGTTTGTTTTTGCCTAAATTAACTTGCAAAAAAGACATTGATGAAGTTATTAAAGGGGTAGCAGAAAAAGTCGTAGTACTGAGGTTCGGCAGAGATGAGGACTCGATTTGCCTCCATATTGACGAGATT CTGTCAAAAACTGCCCATGACCTGAGTAACATGGCGTCCATCTACATCGTGGATGTGGATAAAGTGCCTATCTACACAAGATACTTTGACATCAGTTACATCCCCTCcactgttttctttttcaacggACAGCACATGAAAGTGGATTATGG CTCCCCAGATCACACCAAGTTTATTGGCAGCTTCAAGACCAAACACGATTTCATGGATCTGATAGAGGTCATTTACAGAGGAGCCATGCGTGGGAAGATGATTGTCCAGAGTCCCATAGATCCTCAAAATATTCCCAAATTTGATCTCCTTTACCATGGAATTTAA
- the trmt10c gene encoding tRNA methyltransferase 10 homolog C — translation MLRLFANQGFYELWKASHFAAACVTKRQVTRFLPVNSTSHPRLHIPARPFNTGIPGRKDALQTKEDIPEDTKTLDLDSWKSVMRAQASEEKQVSDTEEACDDNDDLTQPGVDSKDNSLEETRDLVVMWRQAGKLVPEEMTDEEVQALAELTTKSSRKKYLKYLSIKEGHKKFRKEKQQKKKAEREVTREELLPKEDFELENTFLLKFWNRTIDKHQAWRSVQAMRFGQPLVFDMSYDSMMARRELENTVHQLMEVEGWNRRATEPYNLHLCNLQADGTYQKELLKQYGADVWDRMLINSSDKHYIDLFPREQLVYLTADSPNILRTFDHSKVYIIGAMVDRSIQSGVSLANAKRLNLATARLPLDQYLHWEMGAKNLTLDQMIRIMLSIKETGKWEEALKFVPKRKFDGFKLRTQQEIPQNRVKGNYGPRQDGERPFRSGERTFQNEGQSLYKTHKESGFSGRDRMAGVPSDREKISQQSATSVRTSFKSNIGGRRNDGKGKVWWNDE, via the coding sequence ATGTTGCGGCTCTTTGCTAACCAGGGTTTTTATGAACTCTGGAAAGCAAGTCATTTTGCGGCAGCGTGTGTGACTAAGAGGCAAGTCACACGTTTCCTCCCAGTCAACAGCACCTCTCATCCCCGGCTACACATCCCTGCTCGGCCCTTCAATACTGGGATCCCGGGGAGGAAAGACGCCCTCCAGACAAAAGAAGATATTCCCGAGGACACAAAGACACTAGATCTGGATAGCTGGAAATCTGTAATGAGAGCCCAAGCATCAGAAGAAAAACAAGTCAGTGATACAGAGGAAGCATGTGATGATAATGACGATCTGACACAACCAGGTGTAGATTCAAAGGATAATTCACTGGAGGAAACTCGGGATCTCGTTGTTATGTGGCGCCAGGCAGGCAAGCTTGTACCTGAAGAGATGACGGATGAAGAGGTCCAGGCCCTTGCAGAACTTACCACCAAGTCCTCCAGGAAGAAGTACCTCAAGTACCTGTCCATCAAAGAGGGCCACAAAAAGTTTCGTAAGGAGAAGCAACAGaagaagaaggcagagagggAAGTCACAAGGGAGGAACTATTGCCAAAAGAAGATTTTGAGCttgaaaacacatttttacTCAAGTTCTGGAACCGCACCATAGACAAGCACCAGGCCTGGAGGAGCGTCCAGGCCATGAGGTTCGGTCAGCCACTGGTGTTTGACATGAGCTATGACTCCATGATGGCCAGGCGGGAGTTGGAGAACACAGTGCATCAGCTGATGGAGGTTGAAGGTTGGAACCGGCGTGCCACTGAACCCTACAACCTCCACTTGTGCAACCTACAGGCAGACGGGACCTATCAAAAGGAGCTGCTCAAACAATATGGTGCAGATGTCTGGGATCGCATGCTCATCAACAGTTctgacaaacattacattgatcTGTTTCCCCGTGAACAACTCGTATACCTTACTGCAGACTCCCCCAATATTCTCCGCACATTTGACCACTCAAAGGTCTACATTATTGGAGCTATGGTGGACCGGTCCATCCAGTCAGGCGTGTCTTTGGCCAATGCCAAGCGTCTGAATCTGGCCACAGCTCGTCTACCACTGGATCAGTACCTTCACTGGGAGATGGGAGCCAAAAATCTAACTCTGGACCAGATGATCCGCATCATGCTCTCAATTAAGGAGACGGGGAAATGGGAGGAGGCGTTGAAGTTCGTACCTAAGAGGAAGTTTGATGGCTTCAAACTTCGGACACAGCAAGAGATTCCCCAAAACAGAGTAAAGGGAAATTATGGACCAAGACAGGATGGTGAAAGGCCATTTAGGTCTGGTGAGAGGACATTTCAAAATGAGGGCCAAAGTCTTTACAAGACCCATAAAGAGTCTGGATTCAGTGGTAGAGACAGAATGGCTGGAGTGCCAAGTGACAGAGAAAAGATCTCCCAACAATCTGCAACAAGTGTACGAACATCATTTAAAAGCAACATTGGGGGAAGAAGAAATGATGGCAAAGGAAAGGTGTGGTGGAATGATGAGTGA